The following are encoded in a window of Acidicapsa ligni genomic DNA:
- a CDS encoding LysR family transcriptional regulator — translation MSEFIAIGLKRAAIILADELDYARAAEHLSIPHTELRKQISALEAQLYFHIFKPRQRKVELTEEGQFLIKAFREAVALHDRSAGKASGDTQ, via the coding sequence GTGTCTGAGTTTATTGCAATCGGCCTGAAACGAGCAGCCATCATCCTTGCAGACGAGTTGGATTACGCGCGAGCAGCGGAACACTTAAGCATTCCGCACACCGAGTTGCGAAAGCAAATCTCCGCGCTTGAAGCACAGCTATACTTCCACATCTTCAAACCGAGGCAAAGGAAAGTGGAGTTGACGGAAGAGGGGCAATTCCTCATCAAAGCCTTCCGGGAGGCTGTGGCATTACATGATCGAAGTGCAGGCAAAGCTTCTGGCGACACCCAGTAG
- a CDS encoding TetR/AcrR family transcriptional regulator, protein MRVFWAKSYEGATMADLSEAMGINRSSIYAAFGDKENLFRRAVERYRAGPMSFVRAALAQPTLREVIVALLQNSADFFGTPGNPNGCLSITGAIACGTESESAKALVIEWRTQGEAALRKRAQQAQRDGDLDKSINPVEFAQYISMLLAGLAVQAVNGATRSEMKRSVEMALRFMDV, encoded by the coding sequence ATGCGTGTCTTTTGGGCGAAAAGCTACGAAGGCGCGACGATGGCAGACCTGAGCGAAGCAATGGGTATCAACCGCTCCAGCATATATGCGGCATTTGGAGATAAGGAGAACCTCTTTCGCCGTGCGGTCGAGCGTTACAGGGCGGGACCTATGTCATTCGTCAGAGCAGCCTTAGCGCAGCCGACGTTGAGAGAAGTGATAGTCGCGCTGCTACAAAACAGCGCGGATTTCTTCGGGACGCCCGGCAATCCGAACGGATGTCTCTCGATAACGGGAGCAATAGCCTGCGGGACGGAATCCGAATCTGCGAAGGCTCTGGTGATTGAGTGGCGGACGCAGGGTGAGGCTGCCCTAAGAAAGCGTGCTCAGCAGGCTCAACGAGACGGAGACTTGGACAAGTCGATTAACCCCGTTGAATTCGCTCAGTACATTTCCATGCTTCTAGCTGGTCTTGCGGTTCAGGCGGTAAACGGAGCAACAAGATCAGAAATGAAGCGTTCTGTCGAAATGGCATTGAGATTTATGGATGTCTAA
- a CDS encoding glucose 1-dehydrogenase — MSKLKGKVAIVTGASKGIGAGIAKVFGAEGASVVVNYASSREGADKVVAEIVNGGGKAVAVRADVTKAPDAQELVDAAITHFGHLDVVVNNSGVYKWQPLEEVTESDFHWMFDINVLGTILVTQAAIKHLGEGGRIINIGSGVSRTTYANSTVYTGTKAAVDALTGVWAREFGPRKIRVNSINPGLVETEGTVSNGNIGSDFEKWLSTQAPLGRTGRVTDISPVALFLASDDSAWLTGELLLATGGIR, encoded by the coding sequence ATGAGCAAACTCAAAGGAAAGGTCGCCATCGTCACCGGTGCCTCGAAGGGGATCGGAGCGGGGATAGCGAAGGTCTTCGGTGCGGAGGGCGCTTCGGTCGTTGTGAACTATGCGTCGAGCAGAGAAGGCGCGGATAAGGTTGTGGCCGAAATCGTGAACGGTGGTGGTAAGGCTGTCGCGGTACGCGCGGACGTAACAAAGGCACCGGATGCTCAAGAGCTGGTCGATGCCGCCATCACACACTTCGGACATCTCGATGTCGTCGTGAACAACTCTGGAGTTTACAAGTGGCAGCCGCTTGAGGAAGTCACGGAATCCGATTTCCACTGGATGTTCGACATCAATGTCCTTGGAACGATTCTGGTAACTCAGGCTGCCATCAAGCACCTCGGAGAAGGTGGGCGCATCATCAACATCGGTTCGGGCGTGAGCCGCACCACCTACGCAAATTCGACGGTGTACACGGGCACTAAAGCCGCAGTCGATGCCCTGACCGGAGTATGGGCTCGGGAGTTTGGTCCGCGAAAGATCCGCGTCAACTCGATCAATCCTGGACTGGTCGAGACTGAGGGCACGGTCAGCAACGGAAACATCGGCTCCGATTTTGAAAAGTGGCTGAGCACGCAGGCTCCTCTCGGACGGACCGGCCGAGTGACTGACATCAGCCCGGTCGCGCTGTTTCTCGCTTCCGATGATTCTGCATGGCTCACGGGTGAGCTTCTTCTTGCAACCGGCGGCATTCGTTGA
- a CDS encoding DUF6387 family protein: MANRKADEKLSVPEWFRLEAYDETRKFTLPRQWLEQVSIRIDLMNHWREIYSLDHVSPEPEKMMSLKEFQLREMLFVIHQNPIVPVDAVVKEFTDPDIDFPTVKLVSRGLRPVRAMSIVDLYMTEHLIDPIRREWLHRCNARLEKDVPYPEVEFYSALDEEVLSSMMMESSEDLTHPRSTPTQDVLARYREEISRGMRSAVHLDALLAERDFDRLAEFVNDPVDRDEALAPLTFFTVDTSVPYTEAEAAFRKLFEEKKKAAPKNSKRLDNIAFGKWCDDGVLPCIDLMMDEEIEQMLRKNQKIRITEEDLATAIYKDSRGRERRSSTCVSDTTKPIAMNLMNPQSLLFRLLLSRKTDTPENAEAKSVFTAQGL; the protein is encoded by the coding sequence ATGGCAAATCGTAAAGCAGATGAAAAGCTCAGCGTTCCAGAGTGGTTCAGACTCGAAGCCTATGATGAAACGCGTAAGTTTACTCTGCCGCGACAGTGGTTGGAACAAGTGTCCATTAGGATCGACTTGATGAATCATTGGAGAGAGATTTATTCGCTGGATCACGTTTCTCCCGAGCCAGAGAAAATGATGTCTCTCAAAGAGTTTCAGCTTCGCGAAATGCTCTTTGTGATTCACCAAAATCCGATTGTGCCTGTTGATGCAGTTGTGAAAGAGTTCACCGACCCAGACATAGATTTCCCAACAGTTAAATTGGTCAGTCGGGGGCTTCGGCCTGTACGGGCTATGTCAATCGTCGATCTATATATGACTGAACACCTGATTGATCCAATCCGACGCGAATGGCTGCATAGATGCAATGCGCGACTAGAGAAGGATGTTCCTTACCCAGAAGTTGAATTCTATAGCGCGCTGGATGAAGAGGTTTTGTCTTCGATGATGATGGAAAGTAGTGAAGACCTTACGCACCCGCGATCAACTCCAACTCAAGATGTGCTTGCACGATATCGAGAAGAAATAAGTCGGGGCATGCGCAGTGCGGTACATTTGGACGCGTTGCTCGCAGAAAGAGACTTTGATCGATTGGCTGAATTTGTGAACGATCCAGTTGATAGAGATGAAGCCCTAGCCCCTCTAACATTTTTCACCGTAGATACGAGTGTTCCATATACAGAAGCGGAGGCAGCATTTCGTAAGCTTTTCGAAGAAAAGAAAAAAGCAGCCCCGAAGAATAGCAAGCGACTAGACAATATCGCATTTGGCAAATGGTGCGATGATGGTGTTCTTCCGTGTATAGATTTGATGATGGATGAAGAAATAGAACAAATGCTTCGAAAAAATCAAAAAATACGAATCACTGAAGAAGACCTGGCAACTGCTATTTATAAAGATTCAAGAGGCAGAGAGAGACGATCCTCCACCTGTGTCAGCGACACTACCAAACCGATTGCCATGAATTTAATGAATCCGCAGAGCCTTTTATTCCGGCTGTTGCTATCCCGTAAAACAGACACGCCGGAGAACGCGGAAGCTAAGAGCGTATTCACAGCTCAAGGATTGTAA
- a CDS encoding ArsR/SmtB family transcription factor: MARCLTCYSRQTILQELGAGEKVPLAQLRRHLSVTPATLSHHVEQLEAAGFIEIERIGKQAFVSLRRDTLQSFGDWILALVTRPPTLH; encoded by the coding sequence ATGGCTCGTTGCCTGACGTGCTACAGCCGACAGACAATCCTCCAGGAACTAGGAGCGGGGGAGAAGGTGCCTTTGGCTCAACTCCGGCGACATCTCTCCGTCACACCTGCAACGCTGTCCCACCATGTCGAACAGCTCGAAGCCGCTGGATTCATCGAGATTGAACGGATTGGCAAGCAAGCTTTCGTCAGTTTGAGGCGAGATACATTGCAGTCGTTTGGCGATTGGATCTTAGCTCTTGTCACTCGTCCTCCCACCCTTCACTAA
- a CDS encoding Fic family protein produces the protein MRWNWQQADWPDFRWEEKVFAKAEAAFLRGSGVLIGSAKHLDEDARQQLLVEAMSIEALTTSEIEGEILNRASVQSSIQRQLGFLSDRRKVKPAEQGISELMVELYRGVDEALTEDQLFSWHRMVVSGRTDLRDVGRYRTSDEPMQVVSGANYAPKVHFEAPPSPRVRHEMGRFLEWFNGTAPGTASALPALTRGGIAHLYFESIHPFEDGNGRMGRAVAEKALVQGFGQPVIVALARSILVHHADYYRALENANKTNDVTDWLRWFSAIALEAQYRTFAQIDFVIHKAKLLDAVKGHINARQEKVLLRMLREGPEGFEGGMSAKKYSAIAGTAPATTTRDLAGLVEVGALIRSGEVKHTRYTLNFPASNIPEISINEEGRLSFSNQ, from the coding sequence ATGCGCTGGAACTGGCAACAAGCCGATTGGCCCGATTTTCGGTGGGAAGAGAAGGTCTTCGCGAAAGCTGAAGCCGCATTCTTGCGGGGCTCGGGAGTCTTGATTGGATCGGCCAAACATCTGGATGAGGACGCTCGGCAGCAACTACTCGTAGAAGCGATGAGTATTGAAGCGTTGACCACCTCCGAAATCGAGGGTGAGATCTTGAATCGCGCCAGCGTTCAGTCTTCGATACAACGACAACTGGGTTTCCTCTCAGACCGTCGCAAGGTCAAGCCAGCTGAGCAAGGCATCTCGGAATTGATGGTTGAACTCTATCGAGGTGTTGATGAAGCCCTAACCGAGGATCAGTTGTTCTCTTGGCACCGGATGGTGGTCTCCGGTAGGACCGACCTTCGAGATGTTGGCCGCTATCGAACAAGTGATGAACCGATGCAAGTAGTGTCGGGGGCCAACTACGCTCCAAAAGTCCACTTTGAGGCTCCTCCATCTCCTCGCGTGCGCCATGAGATGGGAAGGTTCCTAGAGTGGTTCAACGGCACTGCGCCTGGAACCGCATCTGCGTTGCCGGCACTGACGCGAGGAGGCATCGCCCACCTCTACTTCGAGTCGATTCATCCGTTTGAGGACGGGAACGGACGCATGGGACGCGCTGTTGCTGAAAAGGCGCTTGTCCAGGGATTCGGACAGCCCGTCATCGTCGCGCTTGCGCGTTCGATTCTCGTGCATCACGCGGACTACTACCGGGCTCTAGAGAACGCAAACAAGACCAACGATGTCACCGATTGGCTCCGCTGGTTTTCCGCCATCGCCCTTGAGGCGCAGTATCGAACCTTCGCTCAGATCGACTTCGTCATTCATAAAGCGAAACTGCTGGACGCCGTGAAGGGACATATCAACGCTAGACAGGAGAAGGTATTGTTGCGGATGCTTCGAGAAGGGCCAGAAGGGTTCGAGGGAGGCATGAGTGCCAAGAAGTACAGCGCCATCGCGGGGACGGCTCCAGCCACCACTACTCGTGACCTGGCAGGTCTGGTGGAGGTGGGTGCCCTCATCCGTTCAGGAGAAGTGAAGCACACACGTTACACGCTAAATTTCCCTGCTTCCAATATCCCGGAGATTTCGATCAACGAAGAGGGTAGACTATCCTTCTCGAATCAATGA
- a CDS encoding SDR family NAD(P)-dependent oxidoreductase, with product MSKLKGKVAIVTGASKGIGAGIAKALGTEGASVVVNYVSSREDADKVVAEIVSAGGKAVAVGGDVSKAAEAQALVDAAIKNFGHLDVLVNNAGTSDLKPLDAVGEADFHRVFNINVLGPILVTQAAIKHLGEGASIINIGSGASRITPANSTVYTSSKAAVDALTGVWAREFGARKIRVNSINPGLVETEGSVSRGYIGSDFEKWMIAQAPLGRTGRVIDISLIALFLASDDSAWLTGEILLASGGIR from the coding sequence ATGAGCAAGCTCAAAGGAAAAGTCGCCATCGTTACCGGTGCCTCAAAAGGCATCGGAGCTGGCATTGCGAAGGCCCTCGGTACGGAAGGTGCTTCTGTCGTCGTTAACTATGTGTCGAGCAGAGAAGACGCGGATAAAGTGGTGGCGGAAATCGTGAGCGCCGGCGGAAAGGCTGTCGCGGTAGGCGGCGATGTATCAAAGGCGGCAGAAGCTCAAGCCCTGGTCGATGCTGCGATCAAGAACTTCGGCCATCTCGATGTCCTGGTGAACAACGCCGGAACCTCTGATCTAAAGCCGCTCGACGCGGTGGGCGAGGCCGATTTCCATCGTGTGTTCAATATCAATGTCCTCGGGCCGATTTTGGTCACTCAGGCCGCGATTAAACACCTTGGAGAAGGCGCAAGCATTATTAATATCGGCTCCGGCGCAAGCCGCATCACCCCCGCGAATTCAACGGTATACACAAGTTCCAAAGCCGCCGTCGATGCCCTGACCGGAGTTTGGGCACGGGAGTTCGGTGCGCGCAAGATTCGTGTCAATTCGATCAATCCGGGACTGGTTGAGACCGAAGGCTCGGTTAGCAGGGGGTACATAGGTTCCGATTTTGAAAAGTGGATGATTGCGCAGGCTCCGCTCGGAAGGACCGGACGGGTCATCGACATCAGCTTGATTGCATTGTTCCTCGCTTCCGACGATTCTGCATGGCTTACGGGAGAAATTTTGCTCGCGTCGGGTGGCATTCGTTGA
- a CDS encoding TetR/AcrR family transcriptional regulator: protein MRYPAEDTAEKHERIIHEASRLFRERGFEDVTVAEVMKAAGLTHGAFYSHFSDKEALVAAAVEYAMQGTLRSIQDSRGSQKERQQQLDRYLSPKHRENVGLGCAMAAFCGELRHEPEAQTAFTIQLKEIIKAMDGKRGEDIARLSAMVGAVALSRAVSDQKLSDEILRETRNALNRWLP from the coding sequence ATGCGCTATCCCGCCGAAGACACCGCCGAAAAACATGAACGCATCATCCACGAAGCCTCTCGCCTCTTCCGCGAGCGTGGCTTTGAGGATGTTACTGTCGCTGAGGTCATGAAAGCCGCAGGCTTAACCCACGGCGCTTTCTATAGCCACTTCTCGGACAAGGAAGCTCTTGTGGCCGCAGCCGTCGAGTATGCGATGCAGGGCACTCTGCGAAGCATTCAGGATAGTCGAGGCTCGCAGAAAGAGCGCCAACAGCAGCTAGACCGCTATCTCAGCCCGAAACATCGCGAAAACGTGGGTCTCGGTTGCGCTATGGCCGCATTCTGCGGCGAACTCCGTCACGAGCCCGAAGCCCAGACGGCCTTCACCATCCAGCTCAAAGAAATTATCAAGGCTATGGACGGTAAGCGCGGAGAGGACATCGCACGTCTCTCGGCTATGGTTGGAGCTGTGGCGCTCTCCCGTGCAGTCAGTGACCAAAAGCTTTCCGACGAAATTCTGCGCGAGACCCGCAATGCTCTCAACCGCTGGCTACCGTGA
- a CDS encoding alpha/beta fold hydrolase: MRRRDFIKSGVVSGLITTLPIAGAETLQQSTTASTKPDAQKRANSRTDTSTQTEPSAPFPPTYYRTAMIEGISVSYREAGQQGNPVILLLHGWPSSSRMYRNLIPLLANKYHVIAPDYPGFGHSGVPPRGEYNYSFDRMGEIVEALIEKLQIETFALYIMDFGAPIGFRLMLKKPGRVTALIAQNAPAYPSGSEWFKVLAQYWKDGLPQSRQNARAYLDPEAIKQHYLTGVRDVSRIDPDDWLIDTCLMNRPGLDEIHLDMLYDIRSNGPVFKAAQEYFRTHRPPTLIVTGANDVVFSGEYMKRYLADLPGAEFHLLDTGHFALEDHCDEIASLMRDFLERTVKNV; encoded by the coding sequence ATGAGACGTAGAGACTTCATCAAAAGCGGAGTTGTTTCAGGCTTGATAACTACTCTTCCCATCGCTGGTGCGGAAACGCTCCAGCAATCAACTACTGCTTCGACGAAGCCGGACGCACAGAAAAGGGCTAATTCACGAACGGACACATCGACACAGACTGAGCCTTCGGCCCCGTTTCCGCCTACCTACTACCGTACCGCAATGATCGAAGGGATTTCCGTATCCTACCGTGAGGCGGGTCAGCAAGGGAATCCAGTCATCCTCCTGTTACATGGTTGGCCGTCGTCGTCCCGAATGTATCGGAACCTCATTCCCCTACTGGCTAACAAATATCATGTGATTGCACCCGACTATCCTGGGTTTGGACACAGCGGAGTCCCACCCCGTGGCGAATACAACTATAGCTTTGATCGCATGGGTGAGATTGTAGAAGCCCTGATAGAAAAGCTTCAGATTGAAACCTTCGCACTTTACATCATGGATTTTGGCGCGCCCATCGGCTTTCGCCTGATGTTGAAAAAGCCTGGGCGTGTAACGGCGCTCATTGCACAGAATGCGCCAGCCTACCCCAGTGGAAGCGAATGGTTTAAGGTACTGGCGCAGTATTGGAAGGACGGCTTGCCGCAAAGCCGTCAGAATGCGCGTGCCTATCTCGATCCTGAAGCGATAAAGCAGCACTATCTGACAGGGGTTCGGGATGTTTCCCGAATCGATCCCGACGATTGGCTTATTGATACTTGTCTTATGAATCGGCCTGGTCTCGATGAGATTCATCTCGACATGCTCTACGACATACGAAGCAATGGTCCCGTTTTCAAGGCGGCCCAGGAATATTTCCGCACCCATCGTCCTCCGACCCTCATCGTGACTGGTGCTAACGATGTGGTTTTCTCGGGTGAATACATGAAGAGATACCTTGCCGACCTTCCCGGCGCGGAGTTTCATCTTCTCGATACCGGCCACTTCGCGCTGGAGGACCACTGCGATGAGATTGCATCTCTCATGCGTGACTTCTTGGAACGCACGGTGAAGAACGTATAG
- a CDS encoding NmrA family NAD(P)-binding protein gives MSDKKPVLVVGATGLHGGTGPFIVKELLRHGMPVKALVRGEDERSLALTKQGAEVVVGDLRDRRTLIPALDGVELAYFTHPVAEGIVNAAANFASAGRDRGLKRLVSVSTGTAAPESIGPLSRASWLAEELFETSGFDCIILRVAAWFFENLELLHRQEIFGDGVLRSSCRDIPLNWMAGVDAAKLAVFALLQPERFAPKATYFYPTGDDKMTYSEAAAIVGRHLGRKLTYETVSADAWYAHLMELSRSDRRITDGLARQVSIVGASLKEGLPTNELFQSVTGEQPMTLEEALRSSYLTLAL, from the coding sequence ATGAGTGACAAGAAACCTGTCCTGGTAGTCGGTGCCACAGGATTGCACGGTGGCACAGGGCCTTTCATCGTGAAGGAACTGCTTCGCCACGGGATGCCTGTGAAAGCTCTTGTGCGCGGAGAAGACGAACGCTCACTCGCTCTAACAAAGCAGGGTGCGGAAGTTGTCGTTGGGGATTTGCGTGACCGCCGCACGCTCATCCCCGCTCTCGATGGCGTCGAATTGGCGTACTTTACCCATCCGGTTGCGGAGGGAATTGTAAACGCGGCTGCGAACTTTGCTTCTGCGGGGCGAGACAGGGGCCTAAAGCGACTTGTGTCCGTTTCAACGGGAACTGCGGCCCCTGAAAGCATCGGTCCTCTAAGCCGCGCAAGCTGGCTTGCGGAGGAGCTATTTGAAACGTCTGGTTTCGACTGCATCATTCTTCGTGTCGCTGCCTGGTTTTTTGAAAACTTAGAACTATTACACAGGCAAGAAATCTTCGGCGACGGCGTTCTTCGCTCATCTTGCCGAGACATACCCTTGAACTGGATGGCCGGGGTGGATGCTGCAAAGCTGGCCGTATTTGCTCTATTACAACCGGAGAGGTTCGCCCCGAAAGCCACCTATTTTTATCCTACTGGTGACGACAAGATGACCTACTCCGAAGCAGCGGCGATCGTTGGTCGCCATCTTGGTCGAAAGCTAACCTATGAGACCGTTTCGGCGGATGCCTGGTATGCGCACTTGATGGAGTTGAGTCGAAGCGATCGAAGAATAACCGACGGCTTAGCCCGGCAGGTAAGCATCGTGGGAGCTTCGCTCAAAGAAGGACTCCCTACAAATGAGCTTTTCCAATCCGTAACGGGTGAACAACCTATGACACTTGAGGAAGCACTAAGATCCTCATACTTAACCCTGGCGCTGTAG
- a CDS encoding SDR family NAD(P)-dependent oxidoreductase, which yields MQKLSGKIAVITGGSTGIGLATAKLFVSEGAYVFITGRRQKELDEAVKEIGSNVTGVTGDISNLADLDRLYEAVKSKGRLDIVFANAGAMEFASLGSFTEQHFDKIFDTNVKGTVFTVQKALPLLNDGASIILNGSVAGSKGTPGFGLYGASKAALRNLVRGWTVELKDRAIRSNVLSPGPTETPLVAGVPPERVTQMIATIPMGRMGKANEVAKAALFLASDDSSYVTGIELFVDGGRAQI from the coding sequence ATGCAAAAGCTATCAGGAAAGATTGCCGTCATCACTGGCGGTTCTACGGGAATAGGATTGGCCACCGCAAAGCTCTTTGTGAGCGAAGGGGCCTACGTCTTCATCACTGGCCGTCGTCAGAAGGAACTCGACGAAGCTGTAAAGGAAATCGGCAGCAATGTCACCGGCGTTACCGGAGACATCTCAAACCTGGCCGACCTTGACCGTCTTTACGAGGCTGTCAAGTCAAAGGGTCGCCTGGACATCGTTTTTGCCAATGCGGGCGCTATGGAATTCGCATCTCTGGGCTCGTTCACAGAGCAGCATTTCGACAAGATATTTGACACCAATGTAAAGGGCACGGTGTTTACGGTACAGAAGGCCCTTCCATTGTTGAATGATGGCGCTTCGATCATTCTGAACGGCTCCGTTGCAGGCTCGAAGGGCACTCCTGGCTTCGGCTTATACGGCGCGAGCAAAGCTGCACTTCGCAATCTCGTGCGGGGTTGGACAGTGGAGTTGAAAGACCGAGCCATCCGCTCAAATGTTCTTAGCCCCGGCCCGACCGAGACGCCACTCGTCGCAGGCGTGCCCCCGGAAAGGGTCACTCAAATGATAGCCACGATCCCTATGGGGCGTATGGGCAAAGCCAACGAAGTTGCGAAGGCTGCATTGTTCTTGGCTTCAGATGATTCCAGCTACGTGACGGGTATCGAATTGTTCGTGGACGGTGGCCGGGCGCAGATTTGA
- a CDS encoding site-specific integrase encodes MATIVKTPSATWKAVIRKSGWPTTVKTFRTKRDAEDWSRRTEDEMVRGAYIQRATAGRLTVESALKRYLEEIVPTKRPTSQVADLKRARILTKHLGKYSLAALTPEVVAKFRDTRLAGEDRKGDDGRPQPRTNNTVRLDLALLGHLFTVAIKEWGVGLTSNPVMNIRRPAPGAGRNRRLSADEEKRLLDAVDRYSNPMMSWIVRIALATGMRLSEIVTLRRPQVDISRRIVRLVNTKNTSPRTVPLSTAAVNQFREALGHPIRPIDTDLIFFGEPGRNGKRGPYAFDRMWQDIKREQGITDFRFHDLRHEAVSRFVEAGFSDQEVSAISGHKSMQMLKRYTHLRAEDLVGKLDRMPHRQ; translated from the coding sequence ATGGCGACCATCGTTAAAACCCCCTCCGCTACGTGGAAAGCGGTCATCCGGAAGTCCGGCTGGCCGACAACCGTGAAGACCTTCCGTACCAAACGAGATGCGGAAGACTGGTCACGCCGCACCGAAGATGAGATGGTGCGCGGTGCGTATATCCAGCGCGCAACCGCCGGCCGCCTGACAGTGGAATCGGCGCTCAAGCGGTATCTGGAAGAGATCGTGCCGACAAAGCGTCCCACCTCCCAGGTCGCCGACCTGAAGCGTGCCAGAATCCTGACCAAGCACCTTGGCAAATACTCTCTCGCCGCGTTGACTCCAGAAGTCGTCGCAAAGTTCAGGGACACGCGCCTCGCCGGAGAAGACCGCAAAGGTGACGATGGTCGTCCCCAGCCGAGAACCAACAATACGGTGCGTCTTGATCTCGCCCTGCTCGGGCATTTATTCACTGTAGCGATCAAGGAATGGGGCGTGGGACTCACATCCAACCCTGTGATGAACATCAGGCGACCAGCCCCTGGTGCAGGGCGCAACCGTCGGCTCTCAGCAGATGAAGAGAAACGGCTCCTCGATGCGGTTGATCGTTACTCAAACCCGATGATGAGCTGGATCGTACGCATAGCTCTAGCAACCGGGATGAGGCTTTCGGAGATCGTAACCTTGCGCCGACCTCAGGTAGATATCAGCCGCCGGATCGTACGCTTAGTGAATACGAAAAACACAAGTCCACGTACCGTGCCGCTCAGTACAGCGGCGGTAAACCAGTTCCGCGAAGCGCTCGGGCATCCCATCCGCCCTATCGATACCGATCTGATCTTTTTCGGGGAGCCTGGCCGTAATGGGAAGCGAGGGCCGTATGCGTTCGACAGGATGTGGCAGGACATCAAGCGGGAACAAGGAATCACGGACTTTCGCTTTCATGATCTGCGTCATGAAGCCGTGAGCCGCTTTGTTGAGGCCGGTTTTTCTGATCAAGAAGTCTCAGCGATTAGTGGACACAAGTCGATGCAAATGCTGAAGCGCTACACCCATCTCCGCGCTGAAGATTTGGTCGGAAAGCTAGATCGGATGCCTCATAGGCAGTAG
- a CDS encoding helix-turn-helix domain-containing protein, translating to MPQLDVASSGKNNPKLDPSAAFGQLLRKHRLRQKMSQEALAAKSGYERAFISLIELGKTNPSLRSIFDICGSLQMKPSVFLRQVEQLSGFELPAGKG from the coding sequence ATGCCACAGTTGGATGTGGCATCTTCTGGAAAGAACAATCCGAAACTCGATCCATCCGCAGCCTTTGGACAACTGCTGCGGAAGCATCGGTTACGGCAGAAGATGAGCCAGGAGGCCCTGGCAGCAAAGTCAGGCTACGAGCGTGCCTTCATCAGCCTCATCGAATTGGGAAAGACCAACCCCTCGCTCCGCAGCATCTTCGACATCTGCGGTTCGCTTCAGATGAAACCATCGGTGTTTCTGCGTCAGGTGGAACAGCTCTCCGGCTTTGAACTGCCCGCAGGGAAGGGCTGA